Proteins from one Impatiens glandulifera chromosome 2, dImpGla2.1, whole genome shotgun sequence genomic window:
- the LOC124923916 gene encoding probable methyltransferase PMT2: MAIKPNSGDGRTRSSFYIFIVAGLCCFFYILGTWQRSGFGKGDSIALQMTKSGAECDIMSNLNFETHHESDARLDDSKRKTKNFKPCDARYTDYTPCQDQRRAMTFPRDNMIYRERHCPQQEHEKLRCLIPAPKGYVTPFPWPKSRDYVPFANAPYKSLTVEKAIQNWIQYEGNVFRFPGGGTQFPQGADTYIDQLAAVIPIENGLVRTALDTGCGVASWGAYLWKRNVIAMSFAPRDSHEAQVQFALERGVPAVIGVLGSIKMPYPSAAFDMAHCSRCLIPWGANAGIYMMEVDRVLRPGGYWVLSGPPINWKNNYQAWQRPKEELEEEQRSIEEVAKLLCWEKMSEKAETAVWQKRLDSESCRQSRESSEVRFCENADANDVWYKKMEPCITPSPTSMDTTVPYPDRLYAVPPRIANGRVDGVSVEAFEENNKAWKRHVNAYKRIIKIIDSGRYRNIMDMNADLGGFAAALDSSKLWVMNVVPTIANKNTLGAIFERGLIGIYHDWCEGFSTYPRTYDLIHANGLFSLYKEKCNLEDILLEMDRILRPEGAVIIRDEVDVLVKVKGIIGGMRWDAKLMDHEDGPLVSEKILVAVKKYWVVGDNNSTSRL; encoded by the exons ATGGCAATAAAACCAAATTCTGGGGATGGTAGGACCAGGAGTTCCTTCTACATTTTTATTGTCGCTGGTTTGTGTTGCTTTTTCTACATATTGGGAACATGGCAAAGAAGTGGATTCGGGAAAGGAGATAGCATTGCCCTACAGATGACCAAGAGTGGAGCAGAGTGCGATATCATGtcgaatttgaattttgagacCCATCATGAGAGCGATGCTAGGTTGGATGATTccaaaagaaaaactaaaaatttcAAACCTTGTGATGCTCGCTACACTGATTACACACCCTGCCAAGATCAAAGGCGAGCTATGACATTTCCAAGGGATAACATGATATATCGAGAACGTCACTGTCCCCAACAAGAACACGAGAAGTTACGTTGCCTAATTCCAGCACCCAAGGGATACGTGACCCCATTTCCATGGCCAAAGAGTCGAGACTATGTTCCCTTTGCCAATGCACCGTATAAGAGTTTAACGGTGGAGAAGGCTATCCAGAACTGGATTCAATATGAAGGGAATGTATTTAGGTTCCCTGGTGGAGGGACACAGTTTCCTCAAGGAGCAGATACATACATTGATCAGCTTGCAGCTGTAATACCAATTGAAAACGGCCTTGTAAGAACTGCTCTGGACACTGGCTGTGGG GTTGCAAGTTGGGGAGCCTATCTCTGGAAGCGAAATGTTATAGCCATGTCATTTGCGCCAAGAGACTCACATGAAGCACAAGTACAATTTGCTCTTGAAAGAGGAGTACCAGCTGTTATTGGTGTTCTTGGATCTATAAAAATGCCTTATCCATCAGCAGCCTTTGATATGGCTCACTGTTCTCGCTGCTTAATTCCTTGGGGAGCAAACG CTGGCATTTACATGATGGAAGTTGATAGAGTACTTAGACCAGGTGGATACTGGGTTCTTTCTGGTCCTCCAATTAATTGGAAGAATAACTATCAGGCATGGCAACGCCCAAAGGAAGAGCTTGAGGAGGAGCAAAGGAGTATCGAGGAGGTTGCTAAACTTCTCTGCTGGGAAAAGATGTCTGAAAAGGCTGAAACTGCTGTTTGGCAGAAAAGATTAGATTCTGAATCATGTCGCCAATCCCGAGAAAGTTCTGAAGTTAGATTCTGTGAAAACGCTGATGCAAATGACGTCTG GTACAAGAAAATGGAACCATGCATTACCCCATCACCAACTTCTATGGACACCACTGTACCATATCCAGACAGACTTTATGCTGTTCCTCCTAGAATTGCCAATGGAAGAGTGGATGGGGTCTCTGTTGAGGCATTTGAGGAGAATAATAAGGCATGGAAAAGACATGTAAATGCTTATAAGagaattatcaaaatcattgaTTCAGGAAGATATCGCAACATTATGGATATGAATGCTGATTTGGGAGGTTTTGCGGCAGCACTAGATTCTTCCAAATTGTGGGTTATGAATGTTGTGCCTACCATTGCTAATAAGAATACTCTTGGAGCCATTTTCGAACGTGGACTCATTGGCATATATCATGACTG GTGTGAAGGTTTCTCCACCTATCCAAGGACATATGATCTTATACATGCCAATGGTCTTTTCAGTTTATACAAGGAGAA ATGTAATTTGGAAGACATTCTTTTGGAGATGGATAGAATCTTGCGACCAGAAGGTGCAGTGATAATCAGAGACGAAGTTGATGTACTGGTGAAGGTAAAAGGAATTATAGGAGGCATGAGATGGGATGCGAAATTGATGGATCATGAAGATGGACCCCTCGTTTCAGAGAAGATATTAGTTGCGGTAAAGAAGTACTGGGTTGTTGGCGATAACAACTCAACATCTAGACTTTGA